The Nocardia arthritidis genome has a window encoding:
- a CDS encoding long-chain-acyl-CoA synthetase, with translation MNTEARSTVSLFDLVRQLPGMAFDAPSMARSALGLLVRSGDRASVGLYFQRNAHRHPNRTFLRFEGRAYTYGEANAEVNRYANVLAGHGVSRGDVVGVLMTNRPETLLLVLATVKLGATVGLLNHHQRDQVLAHSFGLLNSVLNVVGEECAEALDSLAEPPANILFSEQLRSAAKDADDTDPAVCAQVTAGERAFLIFTSGTTGLPKASVMTHQRWTKSMAGLGGLGVRLRGNDILYSCLPLYHNNALTVALSSVLSSGATFALGRQFSASRFWDEVIREEATGFIYIGELCRYLLNQPPKPTDRRHRVRLCVGNGLRPELWDEFKQRFGIDRIVEFYGASEGNVAFINAFGVDRTAGFGPLPYAIVEYDDATGRARRDANGRLRRVRTGGVGLLLSKVTERSPFDGYTDKAASEAKLVRDGFTDGDVWFDTGDLVRDQGWHHIAFVDRLGDTFRWKGENVATTEVEAALCEAPEIEQAVVFGVDIPGADGKAGMAAVTLRPGVEFDGRALAKAAFEQLPGYAVPLFVRVVAELEQTSTFKSRKVELRKQGYQPDPASALYVLAGRAEGYVPAYDDYAGDVAAGRAPKN, from the coding sequence GTGAACACCGAAGCCCGCTCGACGGTGAGCCTCTTCGACCTGGTCCGGCAGTTGCCCGGAATGGCCTTCGACGCACCGAGTATGGCGCGCAGCGCCCTCGGCCTGCTGGTGCGATCCGGCGACCGGGCATCGGTCGGCCTGTACTTCCAGCGCAACGCGCACCGCCACCCGAACCGGACCTTCCTGCGGTTCGAAGGGCGCGCCTACACATACGGCGAGGCCAATGCCGAGGTCAACCGGTACGCGAATGTGCTTGCCGGGCACGGTGTCTCGCGCGGCGACGTGGTCGGCGTGCTGATGACGAACCGCCCGGAGACGCTGCTGCTCGTGCTGGCGACGGTGAAACTAGGCGCGACGGTGGGCCTGCTCAACCACCATCAGCGCGATCAGGTGCTCGCGCACAGCTTCGGCCTGCTGAACAGCGTGCTCAACGTGGTGGGCGAGGAGTGCGCCGAGGCGCTGGACTCGCTGGCCGAACCGCCGGCGAACATCCTGTTCTCCGAGCAATTGCGAAGTGCGGCAAAGGATGCCGACGATACCGATCCGGCGGTGTGCGCGCAGGTCACCGCCGGTGAGCGCGCCTTCCTCATCTTCACCTCCGGCACCACCGGCCTGCCGAAGGCCAGCGTGATGACCCACCAGCGCTGGACCAAGAGCATGGCCGGGCTCGGCGGGCTCGGAGTCCGCTTGCGCGGCAACGACATTCTCTACAGCTGCCTGCCGCTGTACCACAACAACGCGCTCACCGTCGCGCTGTCGTCGGTGCTGTCCTCGGGCGCCACCTTCGCCCTGGGCCGCCAGTTCTCGGCGTCGCGGTTCTGGGACGAGGTGATTCGCGAGGAGGCCACCGGCTTCATCTATATCGGCGAATTGTGCCGGTATCTGCTGAACCAGCCGCCCAAGCCGACCGACCGGCGGCATCGGGTCAGGTTGTGCGTCGGCAACGGTTTGCGCCCGGAGCTGTGGGACGAATTCAAACAGCGTTTCGGCATCGACCGGATCGTCGAGTTCTACGGGGCGAGCGAAGGGAATGTCGCCTTCATCAACGCGTTCGGGGTGGACCGCACCGCGGGCTTCGGTCCGCTGCCGTACGCCATCGTCGAATACGACGACGCGACCGGCCGAGCCCGCCGGGATGCGAACGGACGGCTGCGCCGGGTGCGCACGGGTGGCGTCGGGCTGCTGCTGTCCAAGGTGACCGAGCGCTCACCGTTCGACGGCTACACCGATAAGGCCGCCTCGGAGGCGAAGCTCGTCCGCGACGGCTTCACCGATGGGGATGTGTGGTTCGACACCGGCGATCTGGTGCGCGACCAGGGCTGGCATCACATCGCCTTCGTCGATCGGCTCGGCGACACCTTCCGCTGGAAGGGGGAGAACGTGGCGACCACCGAGGTCGAGGCCGCGTTGTGCGAGGCGCCCGAGATCGAGCAGGCCGTGGTGTTCGGCGTCGATATACCGGGCGCCGACGGTAAGGCCGGAATGGCGGCGGTGACGTTGCGCCCCGGCGTCGAATTCGACGGTCGCGCCCTGGCGAAGGCGGCGTTCGAGCAGCTGCCGGGTTACGCGGTTCCGCTGTTCGTTCGCGTCGTCGCCGAACTCGAACAGACATCGACCTTCAAGAGTCGCAAGGTCGAACTGCGTAAACAGGGTTATCAGCCCGATCCCGCGAGCGCGCTGTACGTGCTGGCCGGGCGGGCCGAGGGCTACGTCCCCGCCTACGACGATTACGCCGGTGACGTCGCCGCGGGCCGCGCTCCCAAGAACTAG
- a CDS encoding TIGR00730 family Rossman fold protein — MVSDPYSVCVYCSSSTTDQAQLALAAKVGTEIARRGWQLVSGGGHVSMMGAVATATRAGGGHTVGVIPKHLVHKEVADVDADELLVTDTMRERKLLMEQRSDAFLTLPGGIGTLEELFETWTGGYLGEHDKPVVVLDHNGFFGGLFAWLGELRDRKVVPQAQLDRITVVGDIAAAFEALKPGA, encoded by the coding sequence ATGGTGAGCGATCCCTATTCGGTGTGTGTCTACTGCTCGTCGAGCACGACCGACCAGGCGCAGCTCGCGCTGGCCGCCAAGGTCGGTACCGAAATCGCCAGGCGCGGTTGGCAATTGGTCTCCGGCGGCGGACACGTCTCGATGATGGGCGCGGTCGCCACCGCGACGCGGGCCGGCGGCGGGCACACCGTCGGGGTCATCCCGAAACATCTGGTGCACAAGGAGGTCGCCGACGTCGACGCCGACGAGCTGCTGGTCACCGACACCATGCGCGAGCGAAAACTGCTCATGGAGCAGCGTTCCGACGCATTCCTCACGCTGCCCGGCGGCATCGGCACGCTGGAGGAGTTGTTCGAAACCTGGACCGGCGGGTATCTCGGTGAACACGACAAGCCGGTGGTGGTGCTCGATCACAATGGTTTCTTCGGTGGATTGTTCGCCTGGCTGGGCGAACTGCGCGACCGCAAGGTCGTCCCGCAGGCGCAGCTGGACCGGATCACGGTCGTCGGCGATATCGCCGCGGCCTTCGAGGCGCTGAAACCGGGGGCGTAG
- a CDS encoding TIGR00730 family Rossman fold protein, with the protein MSTDAADHEVASAPKSTPKFRGPIMFRRERKEGLGTSDQNLLDKHGPSDWVHTDPWRVLRIQAEFVEGFGALAEVPRAVAVFGSARTTVDHPEYHAGMAIGAALARAGFAVITGGGPGAMEAVNRGASEAGGYSIGLGIELPFEQSLNEWVDLGINFRYFFARKTMFVKYSQAFVCLPGGFGTLDELFEALTLVQTRKITRFPIILFGTKYWAGLVDWLRDSLGGSGKIAPGDLGLLHVTDSVDEIVQIVLGAAEAGAAPDALGTEDEW; encoded by the coding sequence ATGTCCACCGATGCCGCCGACCACGAGGTTGCCAGCGCGCCGAAATCCACCCCCAAGTTCCGCGGCCCGATCATGTTCCGCCGCGAACGCAAGGAAGGGCTCGGCACCTCGGATCAGAATCTGCTCGACAAGCACGGCCCGAGCGATTGGGTGCACACCGATCCGTGGCGGGTGCTGCGCATCCAGGCCGAATTCGTCGAGGGCTTCGGCGCGCTCGCGGAGGTGCCGCGCGCGGTCGCGGTCTTCGGTTCGGCGCGGACCACGGTGGATCATCCCGAATATCACGCGGGCATGGCGATCGGCGCCGCGCTGGCGCGGGCCGGATTCGCGGTGATCACCGGCGGCGGGCCCGGCGCGATGGAGGCGGTGAACCGCGGCGCGAGCGAGGCGGGCGGCTATTCGATCGGTCTCGGCATCGAGCTGCCGTTCGAGCAGAGCCTCAACGAGTGGGTCGATCTGGGCATCAACTTCCGCTACTTCTTCGCCCGCAAGACCATGTTCGTGAAGTATTCGCAGGCATTCGTCTGTCTCCCCGGCGGATTCGGCACCCTCGACGAATTGTTCGAGGCGTTGACGCTGGTGCAGACGCGCAAGATCACGCGCTTCCCGATCATCCTGTTCGGCACGAAATACTGGGCCGGACTTGTCGATTGGCTGCGCGATTCGCTCGGCGGCTCCGGCAAGATCGCGCCCGGGGATCTGGGGCTGCTGCATGTGACGGACAGCGTCGACGAGATTGTGCAGATCGTGTTGGGTGCGGCCGAAGCGGGCGCCGCACCCGACGCACTAGGTACGGAGGATGAATGGTGA
- the dapE gene encoding succinyl-diaminopimelate desuccinylase — MTLDLHADPIDLTAALVDIASVSRDEDRIVTLVERALREQTTGFEVLRHGNVVLARTNRGLPTRVVLAGHLDTVPIADNVPGRFATDDAGQRVLYGCGSVDMKSGDAVFLHLAATVAEPVHDLTLIFYDCEELAAEFNGLGHIERELPEWLAGDLAILGEPSGGWVEAGCQGTMRARLATAGIRSHSARAWLGDNAIHRLAPILQRLADYRGREVDIDGCVYREGLSAVRVCGGVAGNVVPDAAEVDVNFRFAPDRTVQQATEHVREVFAGLELDFAVTDAAPGALPGLTAPAAKDLIASVHRHGGGGVRAKYGWTDVSRFAARGIPAVNFGPGDPNLAHKRDEHVPVTQITAVTAILRSYLTGSQP, encoded by the coding sequence GTGACCCTGGATCTGCACGCCGACCCGATCGACCTGACCGCCGCCCTCGTCGATATCGCGAGCGTCTCCCGTGACGAGGACCGCATCGTCACCCTCGTCGAGCGTGCGCTGCGCGAACAGACCACCGGATTCGAGGTGCTGCGGCACGGCAATGTGGTGTTGGCGCGCACGAATCGCGGCCTGCCGACCAGGGTGGTGCTGGCCGGTCACCTGGACACCGTCCCGATCGCCGACAATGTGCCCGGCCGTTTCGCCACCGACGACGCCGGGCAGCGCGTGCTCTACGGCTGCGGCAGCGTCGACATGAAATCCGGGGACGCCGTTTTCCTGCATCTGGCCGCGACAGTCGCCGAGCCGGTGCACGACCTGACGCTGATCTTCTACGACTGCGAGGAGCTCGCCGCGGAGTTCAACGGGCTCGGCCATATCGAGCGCGAACTGCCCGAATGGCTCGCGGGCGATCTGGCGATCCTCGGCGAACCGTCGGGCGGCTGGGTCGAGGCGGGCTGCCAGGGCACCATGCGGGCCCGGCTCGCCACCGCGGGCATCCGGTCGCATTCGGCGCGAGCCTGGTTGGGCGACAACGCGATTCACCGGCTCGCACCCATCTTGCAGCGGCTTGCCGACTATCGGGGGCGCGAGGTCGACATCGACGGCTGCGTCTACCGGGAAGGTCTGTCCGCGGTGCGGGTGTGCGGCGGTGTCGCGGGCAATGTGGTGCCCGATGCCGCCGAGGTGGACGTCAATTTCCGCTTCGCACCCGATCGCACCGTCCAACAGGCCACCGAGCACGTGCGTGAGGTATTCGCCGGTCTGGAACTGGATTTCGCGGTCACCGACGCCGCGCCCGGCGCGCTGCCCGGTCTCACCGCCCCGGCGGCCAAGGACCTGATCGCCTCGGTGCACCGGCACGGCGGCGGCGGGGTGCGCGCCAAATACGGCTGGACCGACGTCTCGCGTTTCGCGGCCCGCGGCATACCCGCGGTGAACTTCGGGCCCGGCGATCCGAACCTCGCGCACAAGCGGGACGAGCACGTCCCGGTCACCCAGATCACCGCGGTCACCGCGATACTGCGCAGCTATTTGACCGGTTCACAACCGTGA
- the dapD gene encoding 2,3,4,5-tetrahydropyridine-2,6-dicarboxylate N-succinyltransferase: MSTQGAAAVGLATITANGTILDTWYPYPELGEFGESCSKRLDPADVEYAKFAELAGPDEARRVEVVVVRTTIADLSAAPVDTHDVYLRLHLLSHRLIRPHGANLDGIFGLLANVVWTNHGPCSLEEFELTRLKLRARGPVTVYGIDKFPRLVDYVVPAGVRIADADRVRLGAHLAAGTTVMHEGFVNFNAGTLGASMVEGRISQGVLVGDGSDIGGGASIMGTLSGGGKQVISIGERSLLGANAGLGISLGNDCIVEAGLYLTAGTKVATPDGTVVKAAELSGRDNLLFRRNSQSGAVEVVPRKGTGIELNAALHAND, translated from the coding sequence GTGAGTACACAGGGAGCAGCAGCGGTCGGCCTCGCCACCATCACGGCCAACGGAACCATCCTCGACACCTGGTACCCGTACCCGGAGTTGGGCGAATTCGGTGAGTCGTGCAGCAAGCGGCTGGATCCCGCCGACGTCGAATACGCCAAATTCGCCGAGCTGGCCGGCCCGGACGAGGCCCGGCGGGTGGAGGTGGTCGTCGTGCGCACCACCATCGCCGACCTGTCCGCCGCGCCGGTCGACACTCACGACGTCTACCTGCGCCTGCACCTGCTCTCGCACCGACTGATCCGGCCGCACGGCGCGAACCTGGACGGCATCTTCGGCCTGCTCGCCAATGTGGTGTGGACCAACCACGGTCCGTGCTCGCTGGAGGAATTCGAACTCACCCGGCTGAAGCTGCGCGCCCGCGGCCCGGTCACCGTGTACGGCATCGACAAATTCCCGCGTCTGGTGGATTACGTGGTGCCCGCGGGCGTCCGGATCGCCGACGCCGACCGGGTGCGGCTCGGCGCGCACCTGGCCGCGGGCACCACCGTGATGCACGAGGGTTTCGTCAACTTCAACGCGGGCACGCTCGGCGCATCGATGGTCGAGGGCCGCATCTCGCAGGGCGTGCTGGTGGGCGACGGCTCCGATATCGGCGGCGGCGCATCGATCATGGGCACCCTGTCCGGCGGCGGTAAGCAGGTCATCTCGATCGGTGAGCGCTCGCTGCTCGGCGCGAACGCCGGGCTCGGCATCTCGCTCGGCAACGATTGCATCGTCGAGGCGGGCCTGTATCTCACCGCGGGCACCAAGGTCGCCACCCCCGACGGCACCGTCGTCAAGGCCGCCGAGCTGAGCGGGCGCGACAATCTGCTGTTCCGCCGCAATTCGCAGTCCGGCGCGGTGGAGGTGGTGCCGCGCAAGGGCACCGGCATCGAACTCAACGCCGCACTACACGCCAACGACTAG
- a CDS encoding acyl-CoA synthetase, whose amino-acid sequence MSFGPPLLLRSLNPIAVAQGADIPNAVTIDGVTMSRGDLLGAATSVAERIARADRVAVLARPTATTVLAVLGCLIAGVTVVPVPPDSGAAELAHILADSGAQAWLGDAPDGTELPVVPVRLHARSWHTYPEPDPATTAFILYTSGTTGLPKGVVLSRGAIAAGLDALADAWAWTPNDVLVHGLPLFHVHGLILGVLGPLRVGSPLVHTGKPTPQAYAAAGGTLYFGVPTVWSRVVEDPTAAKQLSEARLLVSGSAPLPVPVFEKLRELTGHAPVERYGMSETMITLSTRADGERRPGWVGTPVRGVRTRLRDEAGNDVPHDGESIGGLQVSGPMLFDGYLNRPEVTAENFTADGWFKTGDVAVIDAGGFHRIVGRESVDLIKSGGYRVGAGEVETVLLGHPAVAEAAVVGLPDADLGQRIVGFVVLRGAPTDSIEKELIDHVAEQLSVHKRPREIRVVDALPRNAMGKVQKKMLG is encoded by the coding sequence ATGTCGTTCGGTCCGCCGCTGCTGCTCCGCTCCCTCAACCCGATCGCCGTTGCCCAGGGGGCCGATATCCCCAATGCCGTCACCATCGACGGCGTGACCATGTCGCGCGGCGATCTGCTCGGCGCGGCGACCTCGGTCGCCGAGCGGATCGCCCGGGCCGACCGGGTCGCCGTGCTGGCCAGGCCCACCGCGACCACCGTGCTCGCCGTGCTCGGCTGCCTGATCGCCGGTGTCACCGTGGTGCCGGTGCCGCCGGATTCCGGCGCCGCCGAACTCGCGCACATCCTCGCCGATTCCGGTGCGCAGGCCTGGCTCGGCGACGCGCCCGACGGCACCGAGCTGCCGGTGGTTCCGGTGCGTCTGCACGCCAGATCCTGGCACACCTATCCCGAACCCGACCCGGCCACAACCGCTTTCATCCTCTACACCTCCGGCACCACGGGCCTGCCGAAAGGTGTCGTGCTCAGCCGCGGCGCCATCGCCGCCGGCTTGGACGCGCTCGCCGACGCCTGGGCATGGACGCCGAACGACGTTCTGGTGCACGGACTTCCGCTGTTCCACGTGCACGGGCTGATCCTCGGCGTGCTCGGCCCGCTGCGGGTGGGCAGCCCGCTCGTGCACACCGGCAAACCGACGCCGCAGGCGTATGCGGCCGCCGGTGGCACGCTGTACTTCGGGGTGCCGACGGTGTGGTCGCGTGTCGTCGAAGACCCCACTGCCGCAAAGCAATTGAGTGAGGCGCGGTTGCTCGTCTCGGGTAGCGCACCGCTGCCGGTGCCGGTATTCGAGAAGTTGCGCGAGCTCACCGGCCACGCACCCGTCGAGCGCTACGGCATGAGCGAAACCATGATCACCCTGTCCACCCGCGCCGACGGCGAACGCAGGCCGGGCTGGGTCGGCACACCGGTGCGCGGCGTGCGCACCCGGCTGCGCGACGAGGCGGGCAACGATGTGCCGCACGACGGCGAAAGCATCGGCGGCCTACAGGTTTCCGGCCCGATGCTGTTCGACGGCTACCTCAACCGCCCGGAGGTCACCGCCGAGAACTTCACCGCCGACGGCTGGTTCAAAACCGGTGACGTCGCCGTCATCGATGCGGGCGGCTTTCACCGCATCGTCGGCCGTGAATCGGTGGACCTGATCAAATCCGGCGGCTACCGCGTCGGCGCGGGCGAGGTGGAGACGGTGCTGCTCGGCCACCCGGCCGTGGCCGAGGCCGCCGTCGTCGGTCTGCCCGACGCCGACCTCGGCCAGCGCATCGTCGGCTTCGTCGTATTGCGCGGCGCACCAACCGATTCCATCGAAAAAGAGCTCATCGACCATGTGGCCGAACAGCTTTCGGTGCACAAGCGCCCGCGCGAGATCCGGGTCGTCGACGCGCTGCCGCGCAACGCCATGGGCAAGGTGCAGAAGAAAATGCTCGGCTAG
- a CDS encoding oxygenase MpaB family protein, with the protein MTSPLRAVVPAATGDDFDIRAVIDGSAAFFGAAANVIMQLSLRPVGYGVLESTVDSGKIMLHPIKRTRTTLTYLAVALLGTEDERAAYREAVNRSHIPVRSTPDSPVKYSAFDSRLQLWVAACLYWGARDLYERMHGPMDEAAADGFYRHAERLGTTLQVRPGMWPADRAAFDRYWAENLDRTSTDPPIRDYFWQIVDLKMFPRPIQLAFGGFHRWVTAGLLPPHLRAEMGMRWSERDDRALARLLRAVGTVEARMPKAVKVFPVNAFLLDLRMRRRLGLPLV; encoded by the coding sequence ATGACCAGCCCGCTCCGCGCCGTCGTCCCAGCCGCAACCGGCGACGATTTCGACATCCGAGCAGTAATCGACGGCTCGGCCGCGTTTTTCGGCGCGGCGGCCAACGTCATCATGCAGCTGAGCCTGCGACCGGTCGGCTACGGCGTGCTGGAAAGCACCGTCGACAGCGGCAAGATCATGCTGCATCCGATCAAGCGGACCCGCACCACGCTGACCTATCTGGCGGTCGCGCTGCTCGGCACCGAGGATGAACGCGCCGCCTACCGCGAGGCGGTCAACCGATCGCATATCCCCGTCCGCTCCACGCCGGACAGCCCGGTGAAATACAGCGCCTTCGATTCGCGGCTACAGCTGTGGGTGGCGGCCTGCCTCTACTGGGGCGCGCGCGACCTGTACGAACGCATGCACGGTCCGATGGACGAGGCGGCCGCCGACGGGTTCTACCGGCACGCCGAGCGGCTCGGCACCACCCTGCAGGTGCGGCCCGGCATGTGGCCGGCCGATCGCGCGGCCTTCGACCGGTACTGGGCCGAAAACCTGGACCGGACCAGTACCGATCCGCCGATCCGCGACTACTTCTGGCAGATCGTCGACCTGAAGATGTTCCCGCGCCCGATCCAGTTGGCGTTCGGCGGCTTCCACCGCTGGGTGACCGCCGGATTGCTGCCACCGCACCTGCGTGCCGAAATGGGGATGCGGTGGAGTGAGCGCGACGATCGCGCGCTGGCTCGGCTGCTGCGCGCGGTCGGCACGGTAGAGGCGCGAATGCCGAAGGCGGTCAAGGTTTTTCCGGTCAATGCCTTCCTGCTGGATCTGCGGATGCGCCGCAGGCTCGGCCTGCCGCTGGTTTAA
- a CDS encoding serine hydrolase, producing MGYRRVALAAVVGAGICLACAATRATAAEPEQVPQRTAISLRSTIGLHWGTANEHEARSGLSLTKLYIVDYALRHGDGSALDRELSERMIRLSDDRAADLLSARYPAAIDAIAKEFHLHETQAGPDWGSASTSAADVADFLEQKLHDDPASPIFEWMTTASSIAADGTEQDWGTSHMPGVLGSKWGWSDYGPPEVASTSYGPWFAVAAHTHGTAAEETADVLDALPELTRTLFPLFL from the coding sequence GTGGGCTATCGCAGGGTGGCACTGGCGGCCGTCGTCGGAGCCGGAATCTGTCTCGCCTGCGCCGCGACCAGAGCGACGGCCGCCGAACCCGAACAGGTGCCCCAGCGCACCGCGATCTCGCTGCGCTCCACCATCGGCCTGCACTGGGGCACCGCCAACGAGCACGAGGCGCGCAGCGGGCTCTCGCTGACCAAGCTCTACATCGTCGACTACGCGCTGCGGCACGGCGACGGCTCGGCCCTCGATCGCGAGCTGAGCGAGCGGATGATCCGCCTGTCCGACGACAGGGCCGCGGATTTGCTGTCCGCTCGCTATCCGGCCGCGATCGATGCGATCGCCAAGGAATTCCACCTGCACGAGACCCAGGCCGGCCCGGATTGGGGTTCGGCATCGACCAGCGCGGCCGATGTGGCCGACTTCCTGGAGCAGAAGCTGCACGACGATCCGGCGTCACCGATCTTCGAATGGATGACCACCGCCTCGTCGATCGCCGCCGACGGCACCGAACAGGATTGGGGCACTTCGCATATGCCCGGCGTGCTCGGCAGCAAATGGGGTTGGTCGGATTACGGGCCACCGGAGGTGGCCTCGACCTCGTACGGGCCGTGGTTCGCCGTCGCCGCGCATACGCACGGCACCGCCGCCGAGGAGACCGCGGATGTGCTCGACGCGCTGCCGGAGCTGACGCGCACGCTGTTCCCGCTGTTCCTCTGA
- a CDS encoding TetR/AcrR family transcriptional regulator produces MARLNRLLARVRDAGPEDGNQTRVLDAALLAFLDFGIKRTSMVEVARRCGLSPATLYRRYASKSDLIQAVGLWQARQFVAQADAALQRQIERDASAEDQIVELFVAFLNGLRGNKLLDRLLQTEPEIVLPQLTVRGAPVLELGRDYLAEFISRLQREGKLPSYDPAPLAEMIARTALSLALTRQTVIPLDDDDAARRFARDHIVVSFRVP; encoded by the coding sequence ATGGCAAGGCTCAATCGGCTGCTTGCCCGGGTGCGCGACGCCGGGCCGGAAGACGGCAATCAGACGCGGGTCCTCGACGCCGCACTGCTAGCCTTCCTCGACTTCGGCATCAAACGCACCAGCATGGTCGAGGTGGCCCGGCGCTGCGGTCTCTCACCCGCCACCCTCTACCGGCGCTATGCCAGCAAATCGGATCTGATCCAGGCCGTCGGCCTCTGGCAGGCGCGGCAGTTCGTCGCGCAGGCCGATGCGGCGTTGCAGCGGCAGATCGAACGGGACGCCAGCGCCGAGGACCAGATCGTCGAACTCTTCGTCGCATTCCTGAACGGCTTGCGCGGCAACAAATTACTGGACCGGCTGTTGCAGACGGAGCCGGAGATCGTGCTGCCCCAGCTCACGGTGCGGGGCGCGCCGGTGCTGGAGCTGGGCCGAGATTACTTGGCGGAGTTCATATCCCGGCTGCAACGCGAGGGCAAGCTGCCCTCGTACGATCCGGCGCCGCTCGCCGAAATGATTGCGCGCACGGCACTTTCGCTCGCGCTCACCAGGCAGACGGTGATCCCGCTCGACGACGACGATGCCGCGCGCCGGTTCGCCCGTGACCACATCGTCGTATCGTTCCGGGTGCCCTGA
- a CDS encoding oxygenase MpaB family protein — translation MTAPAARIDEYAEPITPETVQEYMDGIAAFLGGVANVIVQLSLRPVGRGVLESTVDSGKVTLHPLKRMRTTLTYIAVAMMGSDPERAAYRAAVDESHRPVRSTAASPVKYNAFDPKLQLWVAACLYWGIDDLYTRMHGPMDPETAEAFYRYCARFGTTLQMRPELWPADRAAFQRYWTENLAQRGIEPALRDYFDDLIDLKMLPRPVQFTFARLQRFAVTGLLPQHLRDEMRMTWTERDQRRFDLLLRAIAAVHTRLPKQARMFPLNAYLFDMRRRMRRGLPLV, via the coding sequence ATGACCGCGCCAGCTGCCCGGATCGACGAGTACGCCGAACCGATCACGCCGGAGACCGTGCAGGAGTACATGGACGGAATCGCCGCCTTCCTCGGCGGCGTCGCCAATGTGATCGTGCAGCTCAGCCTCCGCCCCGTCGGCCGGGGCGTATTGGAGAGCACCGTCGACAGCGGAAAGGTCACCCTGCATCCGCTGAAGCGGATGCGCACCACGCTCACCTATATAGCAGTCGCGATGATGGGTTCCGACCCGGAACGGGCCGCCTACCGCGCGGCGGTCGACGAATCGCATCGGCCGGTGCGCTCGACCGCGGCCAGCCCGGTGAAATACAACGCCTTCGATCCGAAATTGCAGCTATGGGTCGCGGCCTGCCTCTACTGGGGCATCGACGATCTCTACACCCGCATGCACGGGCCGATGGATCCGGAGACCGCCGAGGCGTTCTACCGATACTGCGCTCGATTCGGCACGACACTACAAATGCGGCCGGAGCTGTGGCCCGCGGATCGTGCCGCCTTCCAACGGTATTGGACGGAGAACCTGGCCCAGCGCGGCATCGAACCCGCGCTGCGCGACTACTTCGACGACCTGATCGACCTGAAAATGCTGCCGCGCCCGGTGCAATTCACCTTCGCGCGGCTGCAGCGGTTCGCCGTCACCGGGCTGCTGCCGCAGCATCTGCGCGACGAGATGCGGATGACCTGGACCGAACGCGATCAGCGCCGATTCGATCTGCTGCTGCGCGCGATCGCCGCCGTGCACACCCGACTGCCCAAGCAGGCCAGGATGTTTCCGCTCAACGCCTATCTGTTCGATATGCGGCGACGGATGCGGCGCGGGCTGCCGCTGGTTTAG